The following coding sequences are from one Carassius gibelio isolate Cgi1373 ecotype wild population from Czech Republic chromosome B7, carGib1.2-hapl.c, whole genome shotgun sequence window:
- the LOC127962378 gene encoding histone H2A-like gives MSGRGKTGGKARAKAKTRSSRAGLQFPVGRVHRLLRKGNYAERVGAGAPVYLAAVLEYLTAEILELAGNAARDNKKTRIIPRHLQLAVRNDEELNKLLGRVTIAQGGVLPNIQAVLLPKKTEKPAKAK, from the coding sequence ATGAGCGGAAGAGGCAAAACCGGTGGCAAAGCGAGAGCGAAGGCCAAGACTCGCTCCTCCAGAGCAGGGCTGCAGTTCCCCGTCGGTCGTGTTCACAGACTTCTCCGTAAAGGGAACTACGCAGAGCGCGTCGGTGCCGGAGCTCCCGTCTATCTGGCGGCTGTGCTCGAGTATCTGACCGCTGAGATCCTAGAGTTGGCTGGAAACGCCGCGAGAGACAACAAGAAGACCCGAATCATTCCCCGTCACCTGCAGCTGGCGGTGCGCAATGATGAGGAGCTCAACAAACTCTTGGGTCGAGTGACCATCGCTCAGGGCGGCGTGCTGCCCAACATCCAGGCCGTGCTGCTGCCCAAGAAGACCGAGAAACCCGCCAAAGCCAAGTAA